From the Montipora capricornis isolate CH-2021 chromosome 2, ASM3666992v2, whole genome shotgun sequence genome, one window contains:
- the LOC138037105 gene encoding uncharacterized protein, with protein MYRVQSTPQHPATPLQQPATSSQHSAQSLQSAKYQNPAMEAQHCAPSVQQAPSQQPATSSQQQTPPKQTTIPQQLVHSKQSTPSQQPTPQKHRTTHQQPVPPKQSTPNQQPTPQKQRTTPQQPVPYKQSTPQKQKTVPQQPVPSKESTPSQQPKSKQVYRSSQCLPSSQHQTSSQHPKSKQPYLSSQCLPRSQHHPRSQQPKSKQPYLSSQCLPRSQHHPSSQQPYLSSQCLPSIQHYPNSKEPHLSSQCLPSCQHQTSHQQHLSQQHQQKNDDHPSSQQSPSSLSK; from the coding sequence ATGTACAGGGTTCAATCCACACCTCAGCATCCAGCAACACCATTGCAGCAGCCTGCAACATCATCCCAGCATTCAGCACAATCGCTCCAATCTGCTAAGTACCAAAACCCAGCAATGGAAGCTCAACACTGTGCGCCATCCGTACAGCAGGCACCATCCCAGCAACCGGCAACATCATCCCAACAGCAAACACCCCCAAAGCAGACAACCATACCTCAGCAGCTGGTGCATTCCAAGCAGTCAACACCATCCCAGCAGCCAACCCCCCAAAAGCATAGAACCACACATCAGCAGCCAGTGCCTCCCAAGCAGTCAACACCAAACCAGCAGCCAACACCCCAAAAGCAAAGAACCACACCTCAGCAGCCAGTGCCTTACAAGCAGTCAACACCCCAAAAGCAAAAAACTGTACCTCAGCAGCCAGTGCCTTCCAAGGAGTCAACACCATCCCAGCAGCCCAAAAGCAAACAAGTGTACCGCAGCAGCCAGTGCCTTCCAAGCAGTCAACACCAAACCAGCAGCCAACACCCCAAAAGCAAACAACCGTACCTCAGCAGCCAGTGCCTTCCAAGGAGTCAACACCATCCAAGAAGCCAGCAGCCCAAAAGCAAACAACCGTACCTCAGCAGCCAGTGCCTTCCAAGGAGTCAACACCATCCTAGCAGCCAGCAGCCGTACCTCAGCAGCCAGTGCCTTCCAAGCATTCAACACTATCCCAACAGCAAAGAACCACACCTCAGCAGCCAGTGCCTTCCAAGCTGTCAACACCAGACCAGCCACCAGCAACACCTGAGCCAACAACATCAGCAGAAAAACGACGACCACCCCAGCAGCCAGCAGAGCCCCAGCTCTttgagtaagtaa